The sequence below is a genomic window from Kiloniellales bacterium.
CGCAGAGCCGTGCAGGAAGCTCGCCAGCACCACGTCGCTCGGCCGCACCTCGACGGTCCACCCGCTCATCAGCCAAGTCGACAGGGCGGTGACGAACAGCCCGAAGCAGAGGATGGCGCGGGGGTCGACGCGGTCGCGCAGGCGTGCGATGAGGAGGAGGCCCAGCACCGAGCCAATGCCCCTGGGCAGCAGAAGATAGCCGGTCTCGATCGCCGGATAGCCGCCGATCTGCTGCAGCAGCAGGGGCAGGAGAAGCAGCGGCAGGAACAGCGCGGCCCCGATCAGGAAGATGAAGATGATCCCGAGAACCAGGTCGCGATCGGCGAACAGGGCGCGCTCCAGGAATGGCCGGCGCGCGGTCAGGGTGTGGACCAGGCAGGCATAGAGCAGGATGCCGGCGACCAGCGCCTCGACCACGATCTCCGTCGAGTCGAACCAGTCGAGGCGCTCGCCCCGGGCCAGCATCAACTGCAGGATCGCAACGCCGAGGATCAGCGTGGTGAAGCCGATCCAGTCGAGCCGCTTCTGCTCGCGCCCCTCGTCCGGCACCAGCAGCCAGGCGGCGGCGAAGATCGCCAGGCCGATGGGAATGGTGACATAGAAGATCCAGGGCCAGCCGTAGTTGTCGATCAGGAAGCCGGCGATCGCCGGCGCGACCACGTTGGAGGTCACGAAGCCCATGGCCCAGAGCGCACTGGCCTGGGTATAGCGCTCCGGCGGAAAGGCGCTGATCGCGATGGTCTGCCCAACGGGAATCAGCACGGCGCCGAAAACGCCCTGGACGAAGCGCCAGGCGACAGCTTCCTCGAGGCTTGTGGCCAGCGCGCAGCCGAGCAGGGTCAGGGTGTAGCCGAGCACAGCCGTGAGGTAGACCCGCTTGCGCCCGAAGCGCGCCGCGAACCAGCCGACCGAGGCCGTGGTCATCGCGCTGCCGATGACGAAGGCGATCATCACCCAGGTGATCTGATCCGTGGTCGCCGAGAAGGCGCCGCGCATATGCGGCAGGGCGACACCGACGGAATTCCAGGTAAAGGAGTAGGCGGCCGTCCCCAGCGCCGAGCAAAAGACGATCAGCAGCCCCCGCCCGGTGATCGCGCTCGGCGGCGCCGCTTCGCCGGCCGCCCCGGCCCCGGCCGCCGCGTCACCGCTCGCCACGGCTCACCGGGGCGCCTGGGGAAAGCGCCCGCCGCCTGGCGCCGGACCGAAGGGAACCACGCCTACTCTTCGGCCGGACCGGCAAGCACACGCCCGAACACGGCGGCGGGCTTGCGCTCCTCGCCCGTGTCGATACGGACCGTGGCGGTCATGCCGGCGCGGAGCAGGTCCTGACCCACGCCGAGTGGGGCGGCGACGTCCGCGCCCTCGGCCGACTCCGGACTCTGGGTCCGCTCGAGATCGGGATTCTCCAGGCGGAGCCGGACCGGGATGCGCTGGACGACCTTGACCCAGTTGCCGGTGGCGTTCTGCGGCGGGAGGATGGCGAACTCCGCGCCGGTCGCGGGGCTGATGCTCTCGACCCGGGCCTGCCACGTCACGTTGGGATAGCTGTCGACGACGACCGTGGCGGACTGACCGACCCGGACATGGGTCAGTTGGACCTCTTTGAGGTTGGCCTCGATCCAGGGCTGGTCGATCGTGACCAGCGCGAACAGCGGGTCGCCGGCTTCGACATACTCTCCGCTCTGCAGGGTCACGTTGCTGAGGGTGCCGTCCGACGGCGCGCGCACCGAGGCATAGTCCAGGTCGAGGGTCGCGCGGGTCAGCGCCGCCTCGGCCTTCATGAAGAGCGGATGCCGTTCCACCGACAGCTCGGGACTGCCGCCGAGATCGGCGAGCACCATGGCGTTGTTCTCCTGCACCACGGCGAGGCGGCGGCGCGCCATGGCGAGGCTGTGCTCGGTCTCGTCGAACCGGACCTGCGTGCCATGGCCCTTGACCAGGAGCTGCTGCTGCCGCTGGTGGGCAATCTCCAGGTAGCGGATGCGCTCCCGGGCGGCCGCCACTTCCATCTGGCCCTCCCGGTAGTGGGCCCGCAGCGAAGAGATCTTCTGGCGCACATGAGCGAGCTCCGCCTCGGCCGCCGCGATCGCCGTCTCGAAGGGCCGGGGATCAAGGTCGAAGAGGAGGTCGCCGGCCTCGACGCGCTGGTTGTCGCGGGCCAGAACCCGGACGACCTGGCCGTCCACGTTGGCGCTGACCGTGATGATCTCGGCTTTGACGTAGGCGTTCTCGGTGGTGACGTAGCGCCCCCCGGTGGCGTAGACGTAGCCGACCGCCGCCACGACCAGCACGGGCGTGACCCCGAGAAGCAACCCTCGCAACGTCTTGCGCCTCACGGCCGTCTTCCCTGCACGACTTCGCTCGCGCCGACCGGACCGCTCAAATAGGGTCTGCCGCGGCGGACCACTTCGGTTGGCGCTGCCTCAATTAGTGTAAAGCCGAATCGGAAGGCATAAAAGAGGTAGAGTCGGACGCGGTTCACTTCAATCGACGGCAGTGCCGGAAATGTTACCCCGCGCCGAAGCCCTCTTGGCGGTGGCGGCGCCTTTTTGTCGGCGCCGCCCTCCTGTCAGCGCTTGACCGGTGTCACGGCCGGCTCGCGCACCAGCAAGGCCTCACAGAGCTGGTCGCACAGCATCTGGCGCGCGCGCTCGACGATCTCGTTCATCGAGGGGCTGCGGACGAAGAGGTCCTCGGCCCGCGTCCGAAGGTCGGCGAGGCTGGGCATCTCGGGCAGGTGGGCATTTCGAATCAGCTCCGTCACGTCGTGACGGGCCGTCTCGACCTTCTCGTCCAGGTGCCTGTGCCAGCGGTCCAGGCGTTCCACCAGCTCGCCGTGAAGTTCGTCGAACGAGCTGTCCAGGCGGGCCCTCTGATCGGCCATCCTGGCCGAGAGCGCGGCGACGATGGGCTCGATCTGGAAGCTGGCGGCAAGCTGGCCGGCGGCTCTCTCGACCACTGCCCGGCCGAGCTTCTGCTCGCTGCGCACGACCGACCGCGGCGGCTCGCGCAGATCCCACACCAGGCCGACCGCGGACAGCCCCTTCAGCAGGTAGTAGGTCAGGTCGAACTCGTACCAGCGGAAGCCCTGGCGCGC
It includes:
- a CDS encoding DHA2 family efflux MFS transporter permease subunit, with product MASGDAAAGAGAAGEAAPPSAITGRGLLIVFCSALGTAAYSFTWNSVGVALPHMRGAFSATTDQITWVMIAFVIGSAMTTASVGWFAARFGRKRVYLTAVLGYTLTLLGCALATSLEEAVAWRFVQGVFGAVLIPVGQTIAISAFPPERYTQASALWAMGFVTSNVVAPAIAGFLIDNYGWPWIFYVTIPIGLAIFAAAWLLVPDEGREQKRLDWIGFTTLILGVAILQLMLARGERLDWFDSTEIVVEALVAGILLYACLVHTLTARRPFLERALFADRDLVLGIIFIFLIGAALFLPLLLLPLLLQQIGGYPAIETGYLLLPRGIGSVLGLLLIARLRDRVDPRAILCFGLFVTALSTWLMSGWTVEVRPSDVVLASFLHGSAAGAVWAPLNTLTLSRLSERLRDQGFALFYLCFDMGNAIGTALIIGMHTRHGQINRAVLGEQITPFHEQARSRQLDDVWSLTEVPGLAALSEEVTRQANMIAYNNAFLVLAIIMAGLIPFVPLFRKLPKR
- a CDS encoding HlyD family secretion protein, with protein sequence MRRKTLRGLLLGVTPVLVVAAVGYVYATGGRYVTTENAYVKAEIITVSANVDGQVVRVLARDNQRVEAGDLLFDLDPRPFETAIAAAEAELAHVRQKISSLRAHYREGQMEVAAARERIRYLEIAHQRQQQLLVKGHGTQVRFDETEHSLAMARRRLAVVQENNAMVLADLGGSPELSVERHPLFMKAEAALTRATLDLDYASVRAPSDGTLSNVTLQSGEYVEAGDPLFALVTIDQPWIEANLKEVQLTHVRVGQSATVVVDSYPNVTWQARVESISPATGAEFAILPPQNATGNWVKVVQRIPVRLRLENPDLERTQSPESAEGADVAAPLGVGQDLLRAGMTATVRIDTGEERKPAAVFGRVLAGPAEE